A stretch of the Mustela nigripes isolate SB6536 chromosome X, MUSNIG.SB6536, whole genome shotgun sequence genome encodes the following:
- the LOC132007340 gene encoding large ribosomal subunit protein eL39-like, whose product MSSHKTFRIKRFLAKKQKQNHPIPQWIRMKTGNKIRYNSKRRHWRRTKLGL is encoded by the coding sequence ATGTCTTCTCACAAGACTTTCAGGATCAAGCGATTCCtggccaagaaacaaaagcagaatcatcCCATTCCCCAGTGGATTCGGATGAAAACTGGTAATAAAATCAGGTACAACTCCAAGAGGAGGCACTGGAGGAGAACCAAGCTGGGTCTCTAA